One genomic window of Legionella jordanis includes the following:
- a CDS encoding potassium transporter Kup gives MTKTKAKNISYPLVLGALGVVYGDIGTSPLYAMRESLIGLDMSHVDILGVLSLIFWSLILVISVKYLIFVFRADNDGEGGILALLALLKQKQTKHQYLFYLLAIFGAGLIIGDGMLTPAISVTSAIEGLKLASPRFDDYIVPLSAFIMVVLFSAQSKGTGKIGAAFGPILLIWFITIGILGLAQIIKNPLVLEAVNPYFAWQFFQEHGFRAYLLLGGVFLVVTGGEALYADIGHFGKNAIRYSWFFIVLPGLLLNYFGQGANLLLHPKAIENPFYMLAPEWFFLPLLCLSTLATIIASQAIISATFSITKQAVLLGLYPRLPIIQTSKEHAGQIYIPQVNFFLLIGTLILIFSFRSSNALAHAYGIAVNLEMLSVSVLVAYAARKIWNWSWLRVIASFTILIFIDLAFLGANSYKFMTGGWVPVLFAFAVALVMFTWNNGMQYLKKNFYMQKADITKIIKQLRYKSLNQLPGVTGIFITDTYDQSGGSFLHFLKLSLAVPENILIVSYQVENKPYVRGKAKFEFHELAPKVFELILHYGFMDSISIPDALEAVNKAQLLPYRINVESATYLVEIPNVMASRAKRTLYFYWQEKLFSFLVRNYSANLNIEFYKLPYNRTIAIGTYCMI, from the coding sequence ATGACAAAGACAAAAGCTAAAAACATCTCATACCCCTTGGTTCTTGGAGCATTGGGGGTCGTATATGGTGACATTGGTACCAGTCCTTTGTACGCCATGCGCGAAAGTCTAATTGGCCTTGACATGAGCCACGTGGATATTTTGGGTGTTTTATCCCTCATTTTCTGGTCTTTGATTTTAGTGATCTCCGTCAAATATTTAATTTTTGTTTTTCGCGCCGACAATGATGGAGAGGGTGGCATTTTGGCTTTGCTGGCCTTGCTAAAGCAGAAGCAAACCAAACATCAGTATCTGTTTTATTTGCTGGCTATCTTTGGCGCTGGACTAATAATTGGTGATGGGATGTTAACACCGGCCATTTCGGTTACTTCCGCCATTGAAGGTTTAAAGCTGGCCTCCCCGCGCTTTGATGATTATATTGTGCCTTTATCCGCTTTTATTATGGTGGTTTTATTTTCTGCACAATCGAAAGGAACGGGAAAAATTGGTGCTGCTTTTGGACCTATCCTGTTAATCTGGTTTATAACCATTGGAATACTTGGTTTGGCGCAAATCATTAAAAATCCTTTGGTTCTTGAAGCGGTGAATCCCTATTTTGCATGGCAATTCTTCCAAGAACACGGGTTTAGAGCTTATCTGTTGCTCGGTGGTGTATTTTTGGTTGTGACCGGGGGGGAGGCTCTTTATGCGGATATTGGTCACTTTGGCAAAAATGCTATTCGTTACAGCTGGTTTTTTATCGTGCTGCCAGGTTTGTTACTTAACTATTTTGGTCAAGGAGCCAATTTATTGCTTCACCCTAAGGCAATAGAAAATCCTTTTTATATGTTGGCTCCAGAGTGGTTTTTTCTTCCATTGCTCTGTTTATCGACATTAGCAACCATCATTGCATCGCAGGCCATTATTTCTGCTACTTTTTCCATCACTAAGCAAGCAGTACTTCTGGGCCTTTATCCTCGGTTGCCTATTATTCAAACATCAAAAGAGCATGCTGGGCAAATTTATATCCCTCAGGTTAATTTCTTCTTGCTGATAGGCACATTGATCTTGATTTTTTCTTTCAGAAGCTCAAATGCCTTAGCTCACGCATACGGCATTGCAGTTAACCTTGAAATGTTGTCTGTAAGTGTGCTGGTGGCTTATGCTGCGAGAAAAATTTGGAATTGGTCCTGGCTTCGTGTGATAGCGAGCTTCACCATTTTAATTTTTATTGATTTGGCTTTCCTCGGCGCCAACTCCTACAAATTTATGACGGGTGGTTGGGTTCCAGTTCTGTTTGCATTTGCTGTGGCCTTAGTAATGTTCACCTGGAATAACGGCATGCAATACTTAAAGAAAAATTTCTACATGCAGAAAGCGGACATTACCAAAATTATCAAGCAGCTACGCTATAAAAGTCTAAATCAACTGCCTGGGGTTACGGGTATTTTCATCACGGATACTTATGATCAAAGTGGCGGCAGTTTTCTTCATTTTTTAAAGTTAAGTCTTGCCGTACCAGAAAATATTTTAATTGTTAGTTATCAAGTAGAAAATAAACCTTACGTCAGAGGTAAGGCTAAATTCGAATTTCATGAGCTTGCGCCAAAAGTGTTTGAATTAATTTTGCATTATGGTTTTATGGACAGTATTTCCATTCCTGATGCTCTGGAAGCGGTAAACAAAGCACAATTATTGCCATACCGGATCAATGTTGAGAGTGCGACCTATTTGGTGGAAATACCCAATGTGATGGCTTCCAGAGCGAAGAGGACCTTATATTTTTACTGGCAGGAGAAATTATTCTCGTTTTTGGTGCGTAATTATTCTGCGAATTTAAATATTGAATTCTACAAGCTTCCTTATAATAGAACGATTGCAATAGGGACTTATTGCATGATTTAG
- the cmpA gene encoding C-OmpA-like family protein CmpA: MLRKSSIGHLALISLVALVLNGCYRFHPPYNNFKPYKRAYVTTPPGTVVGTAAMAAAGGPVLIGTGAGTALGAGIGLYRDSKPVLLKELQRFQIQYIQYGDTVTFVVPTDRFFLFNTPRFNEICFAGLATLIKVLKTYPSCCPIYVAGFTNDVGSEYHKKTLTQAQADAMVTFLWANGIPAQRLNPEGYGDKYPVSDNKLVHGSAQNRRLEIQVLTSCTQGQALKSVPLAAYVK; this comes from the coding sequence ATGTTACGCAAGAGCTCTATTGGGCACTTGGCCTTGATCAGTCTTGTAGCTTTAGTATTAAATGGTTGCTATAGGTTTCACCCTCCTTACAACAATTTTAAGCCTTATAAGCGCGCCTATGTCACCACTCCTCCAGGAACTGTGGTTGGCACTGCTGCCATGGCCGCCGCCGGAGGTCCAGTATTGATTGGTACAGGGGCAGGTACGGCCCTGGGTGCCGGCATTGGACTTTATAGAGACAGCAAACCCGTTCTACTCAAAGAATTACAGCGCTTCCAAATTCAATATATTCAATATGGGGATACGGTTACTTTTGTAGTTCCAACAGACCGCTTTTTTCTGTTTAATACTCCTCGTTTTAATGAAATTTGTTTCGCGGGTCTTGCAACTCTTATCAAAGTATTAAAAACTTATCCGTCCTGCTGTCCTATTTATGTAGCTGGCTTCACCAACGACGTTGGTTCTGAATATCACAAGAAAACCCTCACCCAAGCTCAGGCCGATGCAATGGTTACATTCCTTTGGGCAAATGGCATTCCAGCCCAACGACTAAACCCAGAGGGCTATGGAGATAAATATCCAGTCTCGGACAATAAACTTGTCCATGGCAGTGCTCAAAATCGGCGCTTGGAGATTCAGGTCCTAACAAGTTGTACTCAGGGACAAGCATTAAAATCAGTGCCTTTGGCTGCCTATGTGAAATGA
- a CDS encoding amino acid permease, which produces MKSRFIGGILLIVGTSIGGGMLALPVANSLTGFWQSSFFLLLCWAAMTLGALFILEANLYLPPGKHMVSMAAATLGNPGLITAWLSYIFLLYTLLSAYISGGADVFGSLFSRMGISLYPWQSSLLFTLLFGLVVYGGIRQVDLLNRGLMFGKLAVYLLLVILISPHIKLEHFQSGDYRYIAGTIMILITSFGFAIIVPNLRDYFNDDIKTLKKVVMIGSLIPLLCYIAWDAVIMGTLSVQGDKGLAALMQDEHTTSSLALNLSAVVKNTLISSLFNFFTSICMLTAFLGVSLCLISFLADGLKMEQKGRQGLGLFLLTFLPPLLIVVYYPGAYIHALNYAGIFCVILLLLLPALMTVFGRKKFTSSYQVPGGKWSQWLIIVFSIILLANTAWQLMR; this is translated from the coding sequence ATGAAATCCAGATTCATTGGCGGTATTCTTTTAATTGTTGGGACATCCATTGGCGGGGGCATGCTTGCTCTGCCAGTTGCTAATTCCTTGACAGGATTTTGGCAATCTTCCTTTTTCCTATTGTTGTGTTGGGCAGCCATGACTTTAGGAGCACTGTTTATTTTAGAGGCCAACCTGTATTTGCCTCCTGGCAAGCACATGGTCTCAATGGCTGCAGCCACTTTGGGGAATCCTGGATTAATCACAGCCTGGTTAAGTTACATTTTCTTGCTCTATACCTTATTATCAGCCTATATCTCTGGAGGAGCAGATGTTTTTGGCAGCCTGTTTAGCCGAATGGGGATCTCATTATACCCCTGGCAATCCAGTTTACTGTTTACGCTCCTATTCGGCTTGGTAGTTTATGGAGGCATTCGTCAGGTTGACTTGCTTAATAGAGGTTTGATGTTTGGCAAACTGGCCGTTTATTTACTACTAGTCATACTCATTTCGCCTCACATTAAGCTCGAACATTTCCAGAGTGGAGATTATCGCTACATTGCCGGGACAATCATGATTCTGATTACGTCCTTTGGTTTTGCCATCATCGTTCCCAATTTAAGGGATTATTTTAACGATGACATCAAGACATTAAAAAAAGTAGTGATGATTGGTTCGCTGATTCCTTTGCTTTGCTACATTGCTTGGGACGCTGTAATCATGGGTACTTTATCCGTTCAAGGGGACAAAGGTTTGGCTGCCCTCATGCAGGATGAACACACTACCAGCAGTCTGGCGTTAAATCTTTCCGCGGTCGTAAAAAATACTTTGATTAGCTCCTTATTTAATTTCTTCACATCCATTTGCATGTTGACCGCATTTTTAGGAGTTTCCCTCTGCCTAATCAGTTTTTTGGCCGATGGCCTTAAAATGGAACAAAAGGGGCGTCAAGGTTTAGGATTATTTTTACTCACTTTTCTACCCCCTCTTTTAATTGTTGTGTATTACCCTGGCGCCTACATCCACGCCCTTAATTATGCCGGAATCTTTTGTGTCATTCTCTTGTTGCTCTTACCTGCGTTAATGACCGTATTTGGCAGAAAAAAATTCACTTCCAGCTACCAAGTGCCTGGTGGCAAGTGGTCTCAGTGGTTAATAATCGTGTTTTCAATTATTTTGCTTGCGAATACAGCTTGGCAATTGATGCGTTAA
- a CDS encoding amino acid permease: MANSKFIGGILLIVGTSIGGGMLALPVSTAEVGFSNSVLFLFICWLIMTIGALLILEVNLRLPSGSNMVSMAKSTLGLPGQIIAWITYLFLLYTLLAAYISGGSDVLGGILTRLNINPPAWLTSFIFTIIFSLVVYAGIRAVDYVNRGLMFGKLGVYILLLIIISPHIQFGSLNGGSMPAITGSLMILVTSFGFASIVPSLREYFNDDVNALRKVILFGSLIPLTCYILWDAVIMGVINREGEHGLMALMNNDHATSGLTNALANAVNSQWITGFFGFFTSICMVTAFLGVSIGLFDFLADGLSLKKTGLQGKGTLALTFLPPLAVVLINPGIYLQALSYAGVCCVILLLLLPAIMTWRARKQDPNGGILLVPGGNLTLGLVAITALFLLTVAV, encoded by the coding sequence GTGGCCAATTCTAAATTCATTGGTGGTATTTTATTAATAGTTGGTACTTCGATTGGTGGTGGGATGCTCGCCCTGCCCGTATCGACGGCCGAAGTGGGTTTTAGCAATTCGGTTCTTTTTCTATTTATATGCTGGTTAATTATGACCATCGGTGCCTTACTCATTCTTGAAGTAAATCTCCGTCTACCCTCCGGAAGCAACATGGTTTCCATGGCTAAATCCACCTTAGGCCTACCTGGGCAAATTATCGCCTGGATTACTTACCTATTCCTTCTGTACACATTGCTTGCCGCATACATTTCAGGCGGTAGCGATGTGTTGGGTGGTATTTTAACAAGATTGAACATCAATCCTCCCGCCTGGTTAACCTCCTTCATTTTTACAATTATCTTTAGTTTGGTGGTGTATGCAGGTATTCGTGCAGTGGATTACGTCAACCGCGGCTTGATGTTTGGTAAGCTGGGTGTCTATATCCTATTGCTGATAATCATCAGTCCGCACATCCAATTTGGCAGTTTAAATGGTGGCTCAATGCCTGCGATAACTGGCAGTTTAATGATTTTGGTGACCTCCTTCGGTTTCGCATCCATTGTACCTAGCTTAAGAGAATATTTTAATGATGATGTAAACGCATTACGAAAAGTTATTTTATTTGGTTCTCTCATTCCTCTGACCTGCTACATTCTTTGGGATGCAGTTATCATGGGGGTCATAAACCGGGAAGGCGAACATGGGCTAATGGCTTTGATGAATAATGACCATGCCACCAGTGGTTTGACCAATGCTTTAGCCAATGCGGTCAATAGTCAGTGGATTACTGGCTTTTTTGGCTTTTTTACATCCATCTGCATGGTAACTGCCTTTCTTGGAGTATCCATCGGATTATTTGATTTTTTAGCCGATGGTTTGTCATTAAAGAAAACAGGCCTTCAGGGGAAAGGGACTTTAGCTCTGACTTTTCTGCCACCTTTGGCTGTGGTTCTGATTAATCCCGGGATTTATTTACAGGCTTTAAGTTACGCAGGAGTTTGTTGTGTCATTCTTCTGTTGCTGTTGCCAGCCATTATGACTTGGAGAGCCCGCAAGCAGGATCCAAACGGCGGTATTCTTTTGGTGCCGGGTGGTAATCTCACTTTAGGATTGGTGGCAATTACGGCACTGTTTTTGCTGACTGTTGCCGTTTGA
- a CDS encoding 2-oxo acid dehydrogenase subunit E2: MDELSELLKPSWGSEQWILEGWNQITSEEKIVIKERMDKLFKNGLPFELKHEKILYIYIFSMLAQLEVLAIQVPLKFESRMSSREHQKLMRAQLLDEIFHGLVFTKILYLLCAPQAFPPEYNDGIESLCNFIREEECPKVAVVLLNLVAEGWIEETFHLLKKADIAPEVFDIIIEDEHRHVCEADLYKEIGLPDIKIIMPKLQFLETQLINNVLLQYKYMASTSVILGMNGALDFLNCLDEKHRRQLAKINLHPSDNWDFFMKFTRELLPRLQIFQTSHPIAMTPIRKMFMTQWDNPSDPTMVGEFSMDVSRLDFFNKKYPPETITTLMLQVISKGLTENESWRSYLSHGQLFKSEQASVGLVVKLVNCQDHLSTIVFDNCHLMTCQQLATKIRRIIRMMIYCFKKREELEKSYPFLKNIMDKELYDFKNGFYPYPTPGNAVVSLSNIGFCGYTRAKSPLRRNEAMKCTLLQIERKPVWNEESNSFVPKDMLPVSISADHRIIDGNTVVPQLFAKYFDEMFNKMIADQLISVQNINRPDDKFVKLMEELMRDNLEFAYKALVFLQTYWVDALALENLAHSKTAKKLLTKYMLGRAIPVC; the protein is encoded by the coding sequence ATGGATGAACTTAGTGAATTGTTAAAACCCAGCTGGGGCTCAGAACAATGGATTCTAGAAGGATGGAATCAAATTACTTCAGAGGAAAAGATTGTTATTAAAGAGCGGATGGATAAGCTGTTTAAAAATGGCTTACCTTTTGAATTGAAGCACGAAAAAATTTTATACATCTATATTTTTTCCATGTTGGCGCAGCTTGAAGTGTTAGCCATACAGGTGCCGTTGAAATTCGAATCCCGGATGTCCTCGAGAGAGCATCAAAAACTCATGAGAGCTCAATTGCTGGATGAAATATTTCATGGTCTGGTGTTTACCAAAATTCTCTATTTACTATGTGCGCCCCAAGCTTTTCCACCTGAATATAATGATGGGATTGAGAGCTTGTGCAATTTCATTCGAGAAGAAGAATGCCCCAAGGTGGCTGTGGTCCTATTGAATCTTGTTGCTGAGGGCTGGATAGAGGAAACCTTTCATCTTCTGAAGAAAGCTGATATAGCACCTGAGGTGTTTGATATCATCATTGAAGATGAGCACCGTCATGTTTGTGAAGCTGATTTGTATAAGGAAATAGGACTTCCTGATATCAAAATCATCATGCCAAAGCTCCAATTTTTGGAAACGCAACTGATCAATAATGTCCTCTTGCAATATAAATACATGGCGAGTACTTCTGTAATTTTAGGAATGAATGGAGCTCTCGATTTTCTGAATTGCCTTGATGAAAAACACAGGAGGCAATTGGCTAAAATCAATTTACATCCCAGCGATAACTGGGACTTTTTTATGAAATTTACAAGAGAGCTTTTGCCGAGATTGCAAATTTTTCAGACTTCCCATCCTATAGCGATGACCCCTATTCGCAAGATGTTTATGACCCAGTGGGACAATCCGAGTGATCCGACCATGGTGGGTGAATTTAGTATGGATGTCAGCCGCCTTGATTTTTTCAATAAAAAATATCCACCTGAAACCATAACCACATTGATGCTGCAGGTCATTAGTAAAGGTTTAACTGAAAATGAATCCTGGCGATCCTATTTAAGCCATGGCCAATTATTTAAAAGTGAACAAGCCTCTGTCGGATTGGTCGTAAAGTTGGTTAATTGCCAGGATCACTTAAGTACAATCGTATTCGATAATTGCCATTTAATGACTTGCCAACAATTGGCGACAAAGATTAGAAGAATCATCCGAATGATGATTTACTGTTTTAAAAAGAGGGAAGAACTGGAAAAAAGCTACCCTTTCCTTAAAAATATAATGGACAAGGAGCTTTATGATTTTAAGAATGGCTTTTATCCTTATCCGACGCCCGGTAATGCCGTTGTCTCTCTAAGTAATATTGGTTTTTGTGGCTACACGAGAGCAAAATCGCCTCTACGTCGAAATGAGGCGATGAAATGTACTCTTCTCCAAATCGAACGCAAACCCGTTTGGAATGAAGAAAGCAATTCTTTCGTCCCCAAAGACATGCTACCCGTATCCATTAGTGCTGATCATCGGATCATTGATGGCAATACAGTTGTTCCACAGCTGTTTGCGAAATATTTTGATGAGATGTTTAATAAAATGATCGCAGACCAGTTAATATCTGTTCAAAATATCAATCGTCCAGACGATAAATTCGTCAAATTGATGGAAGAATTGATGCGAGATAACCTTGAGTTTGCCTATAAAGCTTTAGTCTTTTTACAAACTTATTGGGTTGATGCTTTGGCTCTTGAAAATTTAGCCCATAGTAAGACGGCTAAAAAGCTGCTGACTAAGTACATGCTTGGCAGGGCAATACCCGTATGCTGA
- a CDS encoding Dam family site-specific DNA-(adenine-N6)-methyltransferase, protein MTRIKPFLKWAGNKFRCVEHILASLPPANRLIEPFTGSGAIFLNSNYHRYLLAEQNINLISLFQYLQLEGLEFIEYCSSFFSAENNCESRYYAFREQFNHSQDLRYKAAVFLYLNRHGYNGLCRYNQRGLYNVPFGRYKKPYFPRIEMEHFYRKSSQALFISADFRQTFAQAEIGDLIYCDPPYVPLSASANFASYTHKKFKESDQIELAQLAKETAARGIPVIISNHDTEFTRHHYRDSQIVSFPVSRLISCKATHRQAAQELVAIFS, encoded by the coding sequence ATGACTAGAATAAAGCCATTTCTTAAATGGGCTGGGAACAAATTTCGTTGCGTTGAACATATTTTAGCTTCTCTGCCTCCTGCCAATCGTCTAATAGAGCCCTTTACCGGTTCAGGCGCAATTTTTCTCAACTCCAATTATCACCGCTATCTGTTAGCCGAACAAAACATTAATCTGATCAGCCTTTTTCAGTATTTGCAATTGGAAGGTCTTGAGTTTATTGAATACTGCAGCAGTTTCTTTTCCGCGGAAAACAATTGTGAGTCGAGATATTATGCGTTTCGCGAGCAATTTAACCACAGCCAAGATTTACGCTACAAAGCCGCTGTTTTTCTTTATTTAAACCGGCATGGCTATAACGGTCTTTGCCGCTACAACCAAAGAGGTTTGTATAATGTACCTTTCGGTCGTTATAAAAAACCGTATTTTCCGAGAATTGAAATGGAGCATTTTTATCGTAAAAGCAGCCAGGCCCTATTCATCTCGGCAGATTTTCGTCAAACCTTTGCCCAGGCGGAAATTGGAGATTTAATTTATTGCGATCCCCCATACGTGCCATTATCCGCAAGTGCCAATTTTGCCTCTTACACTCATAAAAAATTTAAAGAGTCGGATCAAATTGAATTGGCTCAATTAGCGAAAGAAACCGCTGCTCGAGGTATTCCTGTAATCATCTCAAATCATGATACTGAATTCACTCGTCACCATTATCGAGATAGTCAGATTGTCTCTTTTCCCGTCAGCCGTTTGATCAGCTGCAAAGCCACTCATCGCCAGGCAGCACAAGAACTGGTTGCAATCTTCTCTTAA